A genome region from Erigeron canadensis isolate Cc75 chromosome 3, C_canadensis_v1, whole genome shotgun sequence includes the following:
- the LOC122593593 gene encoding probable UDP-3-O-acylglucosamine N-acyltransferase 2, mitochondrial, with protein MAIRVIPSKLFTQHCYSSSSLPLTLFISTLISRRNFSVWPPGHIASDDGIDKRDYHEFLRWHKGGGMFHKSANIDPTASVDFGAVVHSGSVVGGNVHVGSGTVVGPDVIIGQSTKIGYNVALANCTIGDSCLIHHGVCIGQDGFGFFVDEDGVVAKKPQALKALIGNNVEIGANSCIDRGSWRDTLIGDHTKIDNLVQIGHNVVIGKCCILCGQVGIAGSVTMADYVTLGGRVGVRDHVTIVSKVRLAAASCVTKDITKPGDYGGFPAIPMREWRKQVGRRFQILK; from the exons ATGGCGATTCGAGTGATCCCTTCAAAACTATTTACTCAACATTGCtactcttcttcttcattaccATTGACACTCTTCATCTCAACTCTTATTAGCCGCCGTAATTTTTCTGTTTGGCCCCCCGGCCACATTGCCTCTG ACGATGGTATCGATAAAAGGGATTATCATGAGTTTTTGAGATGGCACAAAGGAGGAGGGATGTTTCATAAGTCAGCCAACATTGATCCTACTGCGTCCGTAGATTTTGGTGCGGTAGTCCATTCAGGGTCTGTTGTTGGTGGAAATGTTCACGTAGGATCAGGAACTGTAGTTGGACCTGATGTTATAATTGGTCAATCGACAAAGATAGG GTATAATGTTGCACTTGCTAATTGCACAATTGGTGATTCGTGTCTTATCCATCACGGAGTCTGCATTGGTCAAGATG GCTTTGGCTTTTTTGTGGATGAGGATGGTGTCGTGGCTAAAAAGCCTCAA GCCCTGAAAGCTCTTATAGGGAATAATGTTGAGATTGGTGCAAATTCATGCATTGATCGGGGCAG TTGGAGAGATACTCTGATAGGTGATCATACAAAGATAGATAACTTAGTTCAG ATAGGTCACAATGTAGTGATTGGCAAGTGTTGCATCTTATGCGGGCAAGTTGGCATTGCGGGTTCTGTAAC GATGGCCGATTATGTAACTTTAGGCGGCCGGGTAGGAGTTCGTGATCATGTCACCATTGTGTCAAAG GTGCGTCTAGCAGCTGCCAGCTGTGTGACCAAAGATATTACTAAACCTGGTGACTATGGTGGCTTCCCCGCT ATCCCAATGCGTGAATGGCGGAAACAGGTTGGTAGACGTTTCCAAATACTGAAGTAG